One genomic region from Rattus norvegicus strain BN/NHsdMcwi chromosome 10, GRCr8, whole genome shotgun sequence encodes:
- the Kif19 gene encoding kinesin-like protein KIF19 isoform X2: protein MKDSGDSKDQQLMVALRVRPISVSELEEGATLIAHKVDEQMVVLMDPMEDPDDILRAHRSREKSYLFDVAFDFTATQEMVYQATTKSLIEGVISGYNATVFAYGPTGCGKTYTMLGTDHEPGIYVRTLNDLFRAIEETSNDMEYEVSMSYLEIYNEMIRDLLNPALGYLELREDSKGVIQVAGITEVSTINAKEIMQLLMKGNRQRTQEPTAANQTSSRSHAVLQVAVRQRNRVKNILQEVRQGRLFMIDLAGSERASQTQNRGQRMKEGAHINRSLLALGNCINALSDKGGNKYINYRDSKLTRLLKDSLGGNSRTVMIAHISPASTAFEESRNTLTYAGRAKNIRTRVKQNLLNVSYHIAQYTSIIADLRGEIQRLKCKIDQQAGRGQARGKLDRGDIRHIQAEVQLHSGQEEQAEMGQLREQLISAFHEQMDVRRRLLELENQAMEVQIDTSRHLLTIASWEHEKSRRALKWREERRKESYTKEDSEKDSDTGDEPDNLEPPEVASARENIAALVGEQKKLRKEKLALEQRCRELRARGRRLEETLPRRIGSEEQREVLSLLCRVHELEVENTEMQSHALLRDSALRHRREAVRRLEQHRSLCDEIIQGQRQIIDDYNLEIPRHLEELYEVYLRELEEGSLERATIMDRVASRALQDSSLPKITPAGTTLTPDSDLESVKTLSSEAQCPQNNTLPPLGTDSDSYHMFKASPRAWQVKSSSVPTPPPIQAPPQDSLGSQINSSPDSSENLSEILLSHKERKEILTRTKCISVKAAQRRSRALGTEGRHLLAPATERSSLSLHSLSEADDVRPPGPLACKRPPSPTLQHAISEDNLSSSTGEGPARAVGPRGDGSGPWVRGQKKCLSKKREESLEAKRRKRRSRSFEVTGQGLSRSKTHLLGPRPSEGVSDRRMPACGRPSPGVRHLGKVSLPLAKVKFPPNQNTGSGNPSPLLVPSNQAGVSRRATRGPNLPHGSSTFGKDGRLQHN from the exons ATGAAGGACAGCGGTGACTCAAAGGACCAGCAACTCATG GTGGCACTTAGGGTCCGGCCTATCAGCGTGTCTGAGTTGGAGGAGGGAGCCACCCTCATCGCTCACAAGGTGGATGAGCAG ATGGTGGTTCTTATGGACCCGATGGAGGACCCTGATGACATTCTGCGGGCACACCGGTCCCGGGAGAAGTCATACCTCTTTGACGTGGCCTTTGACTTCACTGCTACCCAG GAGATGGTGTATCAGGCCACCACCAAGAGCCTCATCGAGGGTGTCATCTCAGGGTACAACGCCACCGTGTTTGCCTATGGCCCTACAG GCTGTGGGAAGACCTACACCATGCTGGGCACTGACCACGAGCCAGGCATCTATGTTCGGACCCTCAATGACCTGTTCCGGGCCATCGAGGAGACCAGCAATGACATGGAATATGAGGTATCCATGTCCTACCTGGAG ATCTACAATGAAATGATCCGGGACCTACTGAACCCGGCCCTGGGGTACCTGGAGCTGAGGGAAGACTCCAAGGGGGTGATCCAGGTGGCCGGGATCACCGAAGTGTCCACCATCAATGCCAAGGAG ATCATGCAGCTGCTGATGAAGGGGAACCGGCAGAGGACACAAGAGCCCACAGCTGCCAATCAGACTTCCTCCCGCTCCCACGCTGTGCTCCAGGTGGCTGTGCGCCAGCGCAACCGGGTCAAGAACATCCTCCAGGAGGTGCGGCAGGGCCGCCTGTTCATGATTGATCTGGCTGGCTCCGAGCGTGCCTCCCAG ACGCAGAACCGGGGGCAGCGCATGAAGGAAGGAGCCCACATCAACCGCTCTCTGCTGGCCCTGGGCAACTGCATCAACGCGCTGAGTGACAAGGGCGGTAATAAATACATCAACTACCGGGACAGCAAACTCACCCGGCTCCTGAAG GACTCGCTAGGGGGAAACAGCCGCACCGTGATGATTGCCCACATCAGTCCAGCGAGCACTGCCTTTGAAGAGTCCCGGAACACCCTGACCTACGCCGGTCGAGCCAAGAATATTAGGACTCGG GTGAAGCAGAACCTGCTCAATGTCTCCTACCACATCGCTCAGTACACCAGCATCATCGCCGACCTGAGAGGCGAGATCCAGAGACTCAAGTGCAAGATCGACCAGCAGGCTGGGCGGGGCCAGGCCCGGGGCAAACTGGACAGGGGTGACATCCGTCATATCCAAG CTGAGGTACAGCTACACAGCGGGCAGGAAGAGCAGGCGGAGATGGGGCAGCTTCGGGAGCAACTCATCAGCGCCTTCCACGAGCAGATGGATGTGCGACGGCGCCTGCTGGAGCTGGAGAACCAGGCCATGGAAGTCCAGATTGACACCTCCCGTCACCTACTCACCATCGCCAG CTGGGAGCATGAGAAGTCACGCCGGGCTCTCAAGTGGCGGGAGGAGCGAAGGAAGGAGTCCTACACCAAAGAAGACAGTGAGAAGGACTCAGACACAGGAGATGAGCCAGATAACCTGGAGCCACCCGAGGTGGCCTCAGCCCGGGAAAACATCGCTGCCCTGGTGGGCGAACAGAAGAAGCTGCGCAAGGAGAAG CTGGCTCTGGAGCAGCGCTGTCGGGAGCTGCGCGCGCGTGGCCGGCGCCTGGAAGAGACGCTGCCGCGCCGCATCGGCTCCGAGGAGCAGCGCGAGGTGCTCAGCCTGCTGTGCCGCGTGCACGAACTGGAGGTGGAAAACACCGAGATGCAGTCGCACGCTCTGCTCCGCGACAGCGCCCTGCGCCACCGCCGCGAGGCCGTGCGCCGCCTGGAGCAGCACCGCAGCCTCTGCGACGAGATCATCCAGGGCCAGCGGCAGATCATCGACG ACTACAATCTGGAGATTCCCCGGCACCTGGAGGAACTCTACGAAGTCTACCTTCGGGAGCTGGAAGAGGGCAGCCTGGAGCGGGCCACCATCATGGACCGTGTGGCCTCCAGGGCCCTGCAG GACAGCTCCTTGCCCAAAATCACTCCAGCAGGGACCACACTGACCCCGGACTCTGACCTGGAGAGCGTGAAGACACTGAGTTCTGAGGCCCAGTGCCCCCAAAACAACACCCTACCCCCACTTGGCACAGACAG CGACTCCTACCACATGTTCAAAGCCAGTCCCAGGGCCTGGCAGGTGAAGAGCTCCTCTGTACCTACTCCGCCTCCCATCCAG GCCCCACCACAGGACAGCCTGGGCAGCCAGATCAACTCTTCCCCAGACAGCAGTGAGAACCTGTCAGAGATCCTTCTGTCCCATAAAG AGAGGAAAGAGATCCTAACCCGGACCAAGTGTATCTCCGTGAAGGCCGCCCAGCGGCGCTCCCGGGCTCTGGGAACGGAAGGGCGCCACCTGCTGGCACCTGCCACAGAGCGCAGCAGCCTGTCCCTGCACTCGTTGAGCGAAGCTGATGACGTTCGTCCACCGGGTCCACTGGCCTGCAAGCGGCCGCCCAGTCCCACACTGCAGCATGCTATCAGCGAGGACAATCTATCTAGCAGCACAGGCGAAGGCCCCGCCAGGGCGGTAGGACCTCGAGGTGATGGCTCTGGGCCCTGGGTGCGTGGCCAAAAGAAATGCCTCAGCAAAAAAAGGGAGGAGTCACTGGAGGCCAAGAGGAGGAAGCGGAGGTCTCGGTCCTTCGAGGTCACGGGACAAGGG CTGTCCCGTTCCAAGACACACCTGCTGGGGCCGCGTCCCTCGGAGGGCGTTTCAGACCGCAGGATGCCAGCGTGTGGACGGCCATCCCCTGGTGTCAGGCATTTGGGGAaagtctctctgcctctggccaAGGTCAAATTTCCTCCAAACCAGAATACAG GCTCTGGAAACCCTTCACCCCTTCTTGTCCCCTCCAACCAAGCTGGTGTTTCCCGTAGAGCTACGCGTGGGCCCAACCTGCCTCATGGCTCAAGCACCTTTGGCAAAGATGGCCGCCTCCAACATAACTGA
- the Kif19 gene encoding kinesin-like protein KIF19 yields MKDSGDSKDQQLMVALRVRPISVSELEEGATLIAHKVDEQMVVLMDPMEDPDDILRAHRSREKSYLFDVAFDFTATQEMVYQATTKSLIEGVISGYNATVFAYGPTGCGKTYTMLGTDHEPGIYVRTLNDLFRAIEETSNDMEYEVSMSYLEIYNEMIRDLLNPALGYLELREDSKGVIQVAGITEVSTINAKEIMQLLMKGNRQRTQEPTAANQTSSRSHAVLQVAVRQRNRVKNILQEVRQGRLFMIDLAGSERASQTQNRGQRMKEGAHINRSLLALGNCINALSDKGGNKYINYRDSKLTRLLKDSLGGNSRTVMIAHISPASTAFEESRNTLTYAGRAKNIRTRVKQNLLNVSYHIAQYTSIIADLRGEIQRLKCKIDQQAGRGQARGKLDRGDIRHIQAEVQLHSGQEEQAEMGQLREQLISAFHEQMDVRRRLLELENQAMEVQIDTSRHLLTIASWEHEKSRRALKWREERRKESYTKEDSEKDSDTGDEPDNLEPPEVASARENIAALVGEQKKLRKEKLALEQRCRELRARGRRLEETLPRRIGSEEQREVLSLLCRVHELEVENTEMQSHALLRDSALRHRREAVRRLEQHRSLCDEIIQGQRQIIDDYNLEIPRHLEELYEVYLRELEEGSLERATIMDRVASRALQDSSLPKITPAGTTLTPDSDLESVKTLSSEAQCPQNNTLPPLGTDSDSYHMFKASPRAWQVKSSSVPTPPPIQVGSLVTQEAPPQDSLGSQINSSPDSSENLSEILLSHKERKEILTRTKCISVKAAQRRSRALGTEGRHLLAPATERSSLSLHSLSEADDVRPPGPLACKRPPSPTLQHAISEDNLSSSTGEGPARAVGPRGDGSGPWVRGQKKCLSKKREESLEAKRRKRRSRSFEVTGQGLSRSKTHLLGPRPSEGVSDRRMPACGRPSPGVRHLGKVSLPLAKVKFPPNQNTGSGNPSPLLVPSNQAGVSRRATRGPNLPHGSSTFGKDGRLQHN; encoded by the exons ATGAAGGACAGCGGTGACTCAAAGGACCAGCAACTCATG GTGGCACTTAGGGTCCGGCCTATCAGCGTGTCTGAGTTGGAGGAGGGAGCCACCCTCATCGCTCACAAGGTGGATGAGCAG ATGGTGGTTCTTATGGACCCGATGGAGGACCCTGATGACATTCTGCGGGCACACCGGTCCCGGGAGAAGTCATACCTCTTTGACGTGGCCTTTGACTTCACTGCTACCCAG GAGATGGTGTATCAGGCCACCACCAAGAGCCTCATCGAGGGTGTCATCTCAGGGTACAACGCCACCGTGTTTGCCTATGGCCCTACAG GCTGTGGGAAGACCTACACCATGCTGGGCACTGACCACGAGCCAGGCATCTATGTTCGGACCCTCAATGACCTGTTCCGGGCCATCGAGGAGACCAGCAATGACATGGAATATGAGGTATCCATGTCCTACCTGGAG ATCTACAATGAAATGATCCGGGACCTACTGAACCCGGCCCTGGGGTACCTGGAGCTGAGGGAAGACTCCAAGGGGGTGATCCAGGTGGCCGGGATCACCGAAGTGTCCACCATCAATGCCAAGGAG ATCATGCAGCTGCTGATGAAGGGGAACCGGCAGAGGACACAAGAGCCCACAGCTGCCAATCAGACTTCCTCCCGCTCCCACGCTGTGCTCCAGGTGGCTGTGCGCCAGCGCAACCGGGTCAAGAACATCCTCCAGGAGGTGCGGCAGGGCCGCCTGTTCATGATTGATCTGGCTGGCTCCGAGCGTGCCTCCCAG ACGCAGAACCGGGGGCAGCGCATGAAGGAAGGAGCCCACATCAACCGCTCTCTGCTGGCCCTGGGCAACTGCATCAACGCGCTGAGTGACAAGGGCGGTAATAAATACATCAACTACCGGGACAGCAAACTCACCCGGCTCCTGAAG GACTCGCTAGGGGGAAACAGCCGCACCGTGATGATTGCCCACATCAGTCCAGCGAGCACTGCCTTTGAAGAGTCCCGGAACACCCTGACCTACGCCGGTCGAGCCAAGAATATTAGGACTCGG GTGAAGCAGAACCTGCTCAATGTCTCCTACCACATCGCTCAGTACACCAGCATCATCGCCGACCTGAGAGGCGAGATCCAGAGACTCAAGTGCAAGATCGACCAGCAGGCTGGGCGGGGCCAGGCCCGGGGCAAACTGGACAGGGGTGACATCCGTCATATCCAAG CTGAGGTACAGCTACACAGCGGGCAGGAAGAGCAGGCGGAGATGGGGCAGCTTCGGGAGCAACTCATCAGCGCCTTCCACGAGCAGATGGATGTGCGACGGCGCCTGCTGGAGCTGGAGAACCAGGCCATGGAAGTCCAGATTGACACCTCCCGTCACCTACTCACCATCGCCAG CTGGGAGCATGAGAAGTCACGCCGGGCTCTCAAGTGGCGGGAGGAGCGAAGGAAGGAGTCCTACACCAAAGAAGACAGTGAGAAGGACTCAGACACAGGAGATGAGCCAGATAACCTGGAGCCACCCGAGGTGGCCTCAGCCCGGGAAAACATCGCTGCCCTGGTGGGCGAACAGAAGAAGCTGCGCAAGGAGAAG CTGGCTCTGGAGCAGCGCTGTCGGGAGCTGCGCGCGCGTGGCCGGCGCCTGGAAGAGACGCTGCCGCGCCGCATCGGCTCCGAGGAGCAGCGCGAGGTGCTCAGCCTGCTGTGCCGCGTGCACGAACTGGAGGTGGAAAACACCGAGATGCAGTCGCACGCTCTGCTCCGCGACAGCGCCCTGCGCCACCGCCGCGAGGCCGTGCGCCGCCTGGAGCAGCACCGCAGCCTCTGCGACGAGATCATCCAGGGCCAGCGGCAGATCATCGACG ACTACAATCTGGAGATTCCCCGGCACCTGGAGGAACTCTACGAAGTCTACCTTCGGGAGCTGGAAGAGGGCAGCCTGGAGCGGGCCACCATCATGGACCGTGTGGCCTCCAGGGCCCTGCAG GACAGCTCCTTGCCCAAAATCACTCCAGCAGGGACCACACTGACCCCGGACTCTGACCTGGAGAGCGTGAAGACACTGAGTTCTGAGGCCCAGTGCCCCCAAAACAACACCCTACCCCCACTTGGCACAGACAG CGACTCCTACCACATGTTCAAAGCCAGTCCCAGGGCCTGGCAGGTGAAGAGCTCCTCTGTACCTACTCCGCCTCCCATCCAGGTGGGCAGCCTAGTGACCCAGGAG GCCCCACCACAGGACAGCCTGGGCAGCCAGATCAACTCTTCCCCAGACAGCAGTGAGAACCTGTCAGAGATCCTTCTGTCCCATAAAG AGAGGAAAGAGATCCTAACCCGGACCAAGTGTATCTCCGTGAAGGCCGCCCAGCGGCGCTCCCGGGCTCTGGGAACGGAAGGGCGCCACCTGCTGGCACCTGCCACAGAGCGCAGCAGCCTGTCCCTGCACTCGTTGAGCGAAGCTGATGACGTTCGTCCACCGGGTCCACTGGCCTGCAAGCGGCCGCCCAGTCCCACACTGCAGCATGCTATCAGCGAGGACAATCTATCTAGCAGCACAGGCGAAGGCCCCGCCAGGGCGGTAGGACCTCGAGGTGATGGCTCTGGGCCCTGGGTGCGTGGCCAAAAGAAATGCCTCAGCAAAAAAAGGGAGGAGTCACTGGAGGCCAAGAGGAGGAAGCGGAGGTCTCGGTCCTTCGAGGTCACGGGACAAGGG CTGTCCCGTTCCAAGACACACCTGCTGGGGCCGCGTCCCTCGGAGGGCGTTTCAGACCGCAGGATGCCAGCGTGTGGACGGCCATCCCCTGGTGTCAGGCATTTGGGGAaagtctctctgcctctggccaAGGTCAAATTTCCTCCAAACCAGAATACAG GCTCTGGAAACCCTTCACCCCTTCTTGTCCCCTCCAACCAAGCTGGTGTTTCCCGTAGAGCTACGCGTGGGCCCAACCTGCCTCATGGCTCAAGCACCTTTGGCAAAGATGGCCGCCTCCAACATAACTGA
- the Kif19 gene encoding kinesin-like protein KIF19 isoform X1, whose product MKDSGDSKDQQLMVALRVRPISVSELEEGATLIAHKVDEQMVVLMDPMEDPDDILRAHRSREKSYLFDVAFDFTATQEMVYQATTKSLIEGVISGYNATVFAYGPTGCGKTYTMLGTDHEPGIYVRTLNDLFRAIEETSNDMEYEIYNEMIRDLLNPALGYLELREDSKGVIQVAGITEVSTINAKEIMQLLMKGNRQRTQEPTAANQTSSRSHAVLQVAVRQRNRVKNILQEVRQGRLFMIDLAGSERASQTQNRGQRMKEGAHINRSLLALGNCINALSDKGGNKYINYRDSKLTRLLKDSLGGNSRTVMIAHISPASTAFEESRNTLTYAGRAKNIRTRVKQNLLNVSYHIAQYTSIIADLRGEIQRLKCKIDQQAGRGQARGKLDRGDIRHIQAEVQLHSGQEEQAEMGQLREQLISAFHEQMDVRRRLLELENQAMEVQIDTSRHLLTIASWEHEKSRRALKWREERRKESYTKEDSEKDSDTGDEPDNLEPPEVASARENIAALVGEQKKLRKEKLALEQRCRELRARGRRLEETLPRRIGSEEQREVLSLLCRVHELEVENTEMQSHALLRDSALRHRREAVRRLEQHRSLCDEIIQGQRQIIDDYNLEIPRHLEELYEVYLRELEEGSLERATIMDRVASRALQDSSLPKITPAGTTLTPDSDLESVKTLSSEAQCPQNNTLPPLGTDSDSYHMFKASPRAWQVKSSSVPTPPPIQVGSLVTQEAPPQDSLGSQINSSPDSSENLSEILLSHKERKEILTRTKCISVKAAQRRSRALGTEGRHLLAPATERSSLSLHSLSEADDVRPPGPLACKRPPSPTLQHAISEDNLSSSTGEGPARAVGPRGDGSGPWVRGQKKCLSKKREESLEAKRRKRRSRSFEVTGQGLSRSKTHLLGPRPSEGVSDRRMPACGRPSPGVRHLGKVSLPLAKVKFPPNQNTGSGNPSPLLVPSNQAGVSRRATRGPNLPHGSSTFGKDGRLQHN is encoded by the exons ATGAAGGACAGCGGTGACTCAAAGGACCAGCAACTCATG GTGGCACTTAGGGTCCGGCCTATCAGCGTGTCTGAGTTGGAGGAGGGAGCCACCCTCATCGCTCACAAGGTGGATGAGCAG ATGGTGGTTCTTATGGACCCGATGGAGGACCCTGATGACATTCTGCGGGCACACCGGTCCCGGGAGAAGTCATACCTCTTTGACGTGGCCTTTGACTTCACTGCTACCCAG GAGATGGTGTATCAGGCCACCACCAAGAGCCTCATCGAGGGTGTCATCTCAGGGTACAACGCCACCGTGTTTGCCTATGGCCCTACAG GCTGTGGGAAGACCTACACCATGCTGGGCACTGACCACGAGCCAGGCATCTATGTTCGGACCCTCAATGACCTGTTCCGGGCCATCGAGGAGACCAGCAATGACATGGAATATGAG ATCTACAATGAAATGATCCGGGACCTACTGAACCCGGCCCTGGGGTACCTGGAGCTGAGGGAAGACTCCAAGGGGGTGATCCAGGTGGCCGGGATCACCGAAGTGTCCACCATCAATGCCAAGGAG ATCATGCAGCTGCTGATGAAGGGGAACCGGCAGAGGACACAAGAGCCCACAGCTGCCAATCAGACTTCCTCCCGCTCCCACGCTGTGCTCCAGGTGGCTGTGCGCCAGCGCAACCGGGTCAAGAACATCCTCCAGGAGGTGCGGCAGGGCCGCCTGTTCATGATTGATCTGGCTGGCTCCGAGCGTGCCTCCCAG ACGCAGAACCGGGGGCAGCGCATGAAGGAAGGAGCCCACATCAACCGCTCTCTGCTGGCCCTGGGCAACTGCATCAACGCGCTGAGTGACAAGGGCGGTAATAAATACATCAACTACCGGGACAGCAAACTCACCCGGCTCCTGAAG GACTCGCTAGGGGGAAACAGCCGCACCGTGATGATTGCCCACATCAGTCCAGCGAGCACTGCCTTTGAAGAGTCCCGGAACACCCTGACCTACGCCGGTCGAGCCAAGAATATTAGGACTCGG GTGAAGCAGAACCTGCTCAATGTCTCCTACCACATCGCTCAGTACACCAGCATCATCGCCGACCTGAGAGGCGAGATCCAGAGACTCAAGTGCAAGATCGACCAGCAGGCTGGGCGGGGCCAGGCCCGGGGCAAACTGGACAGGGGTGACATCCGTCATATCCAAG CTGAGGTACAGCTACACAGCGGGCAGGAAGAGCAGGCGGAGATGGGGCAGCTTCGGGAGCAACTCATCAGCGCCTTCCACGAGCAGATGGATGTGCGACGGCGCCTGCTGGAGCTGGAGAACCAGGCCATGGAAGTCCAGATTGACACCTCCCGTCACCTACTCACCATCGCCAG CTGGGAGCATGAGAAGTCACGCCGGGCTCTCAAGTGGCGGGAGGAGCGAAGGAAGGAGTCCTACACCAAAGAAGACAGTGAGAAGGACTCAGACACAGGAGATGAGCCAGATAACCTGGAGCCACCCGAGGTGGCCTCAGCCCGGGAAAACATCGCTGCCCTGGTGGGCGAACAGAAGAAGCTGCGCAAGGAGAAG CTGGCTCTGGAGCAGCGCTGTCGGGAGCTGCGCGCGCGTGGCCGGCGCCTGGAAGAGACGCTGCCGCGCCGCATCGGCTCCGAGGAGCAGCGCGAGGTGCTCAGCCTGCTGTGCCGCGTGCACGAACTGGAGGTGGAAAACACCGAGATGCAGTCGCACGCTCTGCTCCGCGACAGCGCCCTGCGCCACCGCCGCGAGGCCGTGCGCCGCCTGGAGCAGCACCGCAGCCTCTGCGACGAGATCATCCAGGGCCAGCGGCAGATCATCGACG ACTACAATCTGGAGATTCCCCGGCACCTGGAGGAACTCTACGAAGTCTACCTTCGGGAGCTGGAAGAGGGCAGCCTGGAGCGGGCCACCATCATGGACCGTGTGGCCTCCAGGGCCCTGCAG GACAGCTCCTTGCCCAAAATCACTCCAGCAGGGACCACACTGACCCCGGACTCTGACCTGGAGAGCGTGAAGACACTGAGTTCTGAGGCCCAGTGCCCCCAAAACAACACCCTACCCCCACTTGGCACAGACAG CGACTCCTACCACATGTTCAAAGCCAGTCCCAGGGCCTGGCAGGTGAAGAGCTCCTCTGTACCTACTCCGCCTCCCATCCAGGTGGGCAGCCTAGTGACCCAGGAG GCCCCACCACAGGACAGCCTGGGCAGCCAGATCAACTCTTCCCCAGACAGCAGTGAGAACCTGTCAGAGATCCTTCTGTCCCATAAAG AGAGGAAAGAGATCCTAACCCGGACCAAGTGTATCTCCGTGAAGGCCGCCCAGCGGCGCTCCCGGGCTCTGGGAACGGAAGGGCGCCACCTGCTGGCACCTGCCACAGAGCGCAGCAGCCTGTCCCTGCACTCGTTGAGCGAAGCTGATGACGTTCGTCCACCGGGTCCACTGGCCTGCAAGCGGCCGCCCAGTCCCACACTGCAGCATGCTATCAGCGAGGACAATCTATCTAGCAGCACAGGCGAAGGCCCCGCCAGGGCGGTAGGACCTCGAGGTGATGGCTCTGGGCCCTGGGTGCGTGGCCAAAAGAAATGCCTCAGCAAAAAAAGGGAGGAGTCACTGGAGGCCAAGAGGAGGAAGCGGAGGTCTCGGTCCTTCGAGGTCACGGGACAAGGG CTGTCCCGTTCCAAGACACACCTGCTGGGGCCGCGTCCCTCGGAGGGCGTTTCAGACCGCAGGATGCCAGCGTGTGGACGGCCATCCCCTGGTGTCAGGCATTTGGGGAaagtctctctgcctctggccaAGGTCAAATTTCCTCCAAACCAGAATACAG GCTCTGGAAACCCTTCACCCCTTCTTGTCCCCTCCAACCAAGCTGGTGTTTCCCGTAGAGCTACGCGTGGGCCCAACCTGCCTCATGGCTCAAGCACCTTTGGCAAAGATGGCCGCCTCCAACATAACTGA